Proteins co-encoded in one Anabas testudineus chromosome 8, fAnaTes1.2, whole genome shotgun sequence genomic window:
- the nt5c3a gene encoding cytosolic 5'-nucleotidase 3, whose amino-acid sequence MIPELSNTTVFMKDRERVQNILQSMMKAGSNTLQVISDFDMTLTRFAHNGNRCPTCHNILDNSKLISDECKEKLTELFNTYYPIEIDVSRSVEEKLPLMVDWWTKAHELLVQQKIRKDLLAMVVRESNAMLREGYQLFFGHLHEHSIPLLIFSAGIGDILEEVIRQAGVFHPNVNVFSNYMDFDESGVLKAFKGELIHIYNKREGALLNTGHFQELRTRPNVLLMGDSLGDLTMADGVQDMENILKIGFLNDKVEERKQAYLDSYDIVLVKDETLEVPNGILLYLTGNK is encoded by the exons ATG ATCCCAGAACTGTCCAACACCACTGTATTTATGAAGGACCGTGAGAGGGTACAGAACATCCTGCAGTCCATGATGAAGGCTGGTTCCAACACCTTACAG GTGATCTCAGACTTCGACATGACCCTAACAAGATTCGCACATAATGGCAATAGGTGTCCTACCTGTCACA atATTCTTGACAACAGTAAACTTATCTCTGATGAATGCAAAGAAAAG CTTACCGAGCTGTTCAACACATACTACCCCATAGAAATTGACGTATCACGGTCAGTGGAGGAGAAGCTGCCTCTTATGGTGGACTG GTGGACTAAAGCTCATGAACTACTGGTGCAGCAGAAGATTAGGAAAGACCTGCTGGCTATGGTGGTGCGAGAGTCTAATGCCATGTTGAG GGAGGGTTACCAACTTTTCTTTGGCCACTTGCATGAGCACAGCATCCCTCTGCTCATCTTCTCTGCTGGTATAGGAGACATCCTGGAAGAGGTGATTCGCCAGGCAGGTGTCTTCCACCCCAACGTTAACGTCTTCTCTAACTATATGGATTTTGATGAGTCT GGTGTGTTGAAAGCCTTCAAGGGAGAGTTGATCCACATCTACAATAAAAGGGAAGGTGCTTTGCTCAACACCGGCCATTTCCAGGAGCTGCGGACACGGCCCAATGTATTACTGATGGGTGACTCTCTAGGAGATCTAACCATGGCTGATGGGGTGCAGGACATGGAGAATATCTTAAAGATTGGTTTCCTCAATGACAAG GTGGAGGAGCGGAAGCAGGCGTACTTGGACTCATATGATATTGTATTGGTAAAAGATGAAACCTTGGAAGTCCCTAATGGCATACTGCTCTACCTCACAGGCAATAAGTGA
- the LOC113162311 gene encoding kelch-like protein 11 — protein sequence MAAAAPNPEDAARSSGSGGTGTPSALAGDGDAEEAEDFTSSSHCSELSRRQNEQRKQGLFCDVTLAFSSGAATGSVQSCEYSAHRSVLAAATDYFTPLLGGQFSESISGRVEMKEWSSELGPDPETVESVIQYMYTGEIRVSTCNVHEVLELADRFLLLQLKDFCGEFLKKKLSLTNCVAVHSLAHMYTLDQLALRAADMIRRNFHKVIQDEEFYTLPFHLVRDWLSDTEITVDSEEVLFEAVVKWVQKNPEERSRYFEELFRLLRLPQIKPTYLTRVVKNERLVAANEACLRLVSEAVEGHAIRFENLKSTDMELWSSHMASFQPRFGQNMDVIMVVGGVSEGGDYLSECVGYFIYEDRWVNLPHIHNHLDGHAIAATESHVYVAGSMEPGFAKTVERYNPNRNTWEQVSNLTTRKHSFGLTCIKDILYSIGGHGNFSPGFKDVSVYEPEQDKWHNLESAPKILRDVKAVSVEDRYVYVTARTPVDTDNEDGLKTVTTRYDTESRQWQDVDSLPLIDNYCIFQMAVASTNFYHTASCCPKSYTVRDEVARQKISVRISDEILESLPPEVTSIEGAAICHFDEDVFIIGGWKNSDDVDKQYRKEAYRYCAERKRWMLLPPMPQPRCRATACHVRIPYRFLYGCQRYPMPQNLARQRDRMQQMQQLHRRTLTLRRQLQSQIEC from the exons ATGGCAGCGGCGGCCCCCAACCCGGAGGATGCCGCCAGGAGCAGCGGTAGCGGCGGCACAGGCACGCCCAGCGCCCTTGCCGGAGACGGGGACGCGGAAGAGGCCGAGGACTTCACCTCCTCTTCCCACTGCTCGGAGCTGTCTCGGCGGCAGAACGAGCAGAGGAAGCAGGGTCTGTTCTGCGACGTGACGCTGGCCTTCAGCAGCGGGGCGGCTACCGGGAGCGTCCAGAGCTGCGAGTATTCAGCCCACAGGTCCGTCCTGGCTGCGGCTACCGACTACTTCACCCCCCTGCTGGGAGGACAGTTCTCCGAGTCCATTTCTGGACGGGTGGAGATGAAGGAGTGGAGCTCAGAGCTGGGGCCGGACCCGGAGACGGTGGAGAGTGTCATCCAGTATATGTACACTGGGGAAATACGCGTTAGCACCTGCAATGTACATGAAGTACTGGAGCTAGCTGATAG GTtccttctgctgcagctgaaggaTTTCTGTGGTGAGTTCCTCAAGAAGAAGCTGAGCTTGACCAACTGTGTGGCAGTGCACAGTCTCGCCCACATGTACACCCTGGACCAACTGGCTCTGCGGGCTGCAGACATGATCCGCCGCAACTTCCACAAGGTGATCCAGGATGAGGAGTTCTACACGCTGCCCTTTCACCTGGTTCGAGACTGGCTGTCCGACACAGAGATCACAGTGGACTCTGAGGAGGTGCTGTTTGAGGCTGTGGTGAAGTGGGTGCAGAAGAACCCAGAAGAGCGAAGCCGCTACTTCGAGGAGCTTTTCCGGCTCCTGAGGCTACCCCAAATCAAGCCCACCTACCTGACCAGGGTGGTGAAAAATGAGCGCCTGGTGGCTGCCAATGAGGCCTGTCTCCGCCTGGTGTCAGAGGCAGTTGAAGGCCATGCCATACGCTTTGAGAACCTCAAGTCGACTGATATGGAGCTCTGGTCCTCCCACATGGCTTCTTTTCAGCCCCGCTTTGGCCAGAACATGGATGTTATCATGGTAGTGGGTGGAGTGTCTGAGGGAGGGGACTACCTGAGCGAGTGTGTGGGTTACTTCATTTATGAAGACCGTTGGGTCAACCTGCCACACATCCACAACCATCTTGATGGCCATGCCATTGCTGCCACAGAGTCCCATGTTTATGTGGCTGGGTCTATGGAGCCAGGCTTTGCTAAGACCGTGGAACGTTACAACCCTAATCGCAACACCTGGGAGCAAGTGAGCAACTTGACCACACGCAAACATTCCTTTGGCCTCACTTGTATTAAGGACATCCTGTACAGCATCGGTGGCCATGGAAACTTCAGTCCAGGTTTCAAAGATGTCAGTGTGTACGAGCCTGAGCAGGACAAGTGGCACAATCTGGAATCTGCCCCCAAAATCCTGCGGGATGTGAAGGCAGTGAGTGTGGAGGACCGTTATGTGTACGTTACGGCACGCACGCCTGTTGATACAGATAATGAGGATGGCCTGAAGACGGTGACCACTCGTTATGACACGGAGAGCCGACAGTGGCAAGATGTTGACTCCCTGCCCCTTATTGACAACTACTGCATCTTCCAGATGGCTGTGGCCTCTACTAACTTCTACCACACAGCTTCTTGCTGCCCCAAGAGCTACACAGTGCGGGATGAGGTGGCCAGGCAGAAGATCAGTGTGCGCATCTCTGATGAGATCCTGGAAAGCCTGCCCCCAGAGGTTACCAGCATTGAGGGTGCTGCCATCTGCCACTTTGATGAGGACGTCTTCATTATTGGTGGCTGGAAAAACAGCGATGATGTGGACAAACAGTACCGTAAGGAGGCCTACCGCTACTGTGCTGAGAGGAAGCGCTGGATGCTGCTGCCACCCATGCCACAGCCCCGCTGCCGAGCCACTGCCTGCCACGTGCGCATCCCCTACCGTTTTCTGTATGGTTGCCAGCGCTACCCCATGCCCCAGAACTTGGCCCGTCAGCGAGATCGGATGCAACAAATGCAGCAGCTTCACCGACGTACCCTCACCCTTCGCCGGCAGCTCCAGTCACAGATAGAGTGTTGA
- the aclya gene encoding ATP citrate lyase a gives MSAKAISEQTGKDFLYKYICTSAAVQNRFRYANVTPETDFDRLAQEHPWLLTERLVVKPDQLIKRRGKLGLVGVNLDLSGVKEWLKPRLMRETTVGKARGILKNFLIEPFVPHKQEEEFYVCIYATREGDYVLFHHEGGVDVGDVDAKAKKLLIGVDEKISEDTVTKELLTHVPNDKKVVLASFIVGLFNLYEDLFFTYLEINPLVVTKDGVYVLDMAAKIDATADYICKAKWGDVEFPPPFGREAYPEEAYIADLDAKSGASLKLTLLNPRGRIWTMVAGGGASVVYSDTICDLGGVNELANYGEYSGAPSEQQTYDYAKTILSLMTREKHPDGKVLIIGGSIANFTNVAATFKGIVRAIKDYQVPLKEHEVTIFVRRGGPNYQEGLRVMGEVGKTTGIPIHVFGTETHMTAIVGMALGHRPIPNQPPVAAHTANFLLNSSGSTSTPASSRTASFSENATRGGASPAKKTKIGASVAKGTTLFSKHTKTIVWGMQTRAVQGMLDFDYVCSRVEPSVAAMVYPFTGDHKQKFYWGHKEILIPVYKNMSDAMKKHQDVDVLISFASLRSAFDSTMETMQYPQIHTIAIIAEGIPEAHTRKIIKAADEKGITVIGPATVGGIKPGCFKIGNTGGMLDNILASKLYRPGSVAYVSRSGGMSNELNNIISRTTDGVFEGVAIGGDRYPGSVFTDHVLRYQDTPGVKMIVVLGEIGGTEEYKICQAIKESRITKPVVCWCIGTCATMFSSEVQFGHAGACANQASETAVAKNKALKEAGAFVPKSFDELGDIIKSVYDDLVAKGVIQPAEEVPPPTVPMDYSWARELGLIRKPASFMTSICDERGQELIYAGMPITEVFKSEIGLGGTLGLLWFQRRLPKYACQFIEMCLMVTADHGPAVSGAHNTIVCARAGKDLISSLTSGLLTIGDRFGGALDAAAKQFSKAFDSGMLPMEFVNKMKKDGKLIMGIGHRVKSINNPDMRVQILKDFVKQHFPSSQLLDYALDVEKITTSKKPNLILNVDGLIGVAFVDLLRTCGGFTRDEADEFVEIGALNGIFVLGRSMGFIGHYLDQKRLKQGLYRHPWDDISYVLPEHMSM, from the exons ATGTCTGCCAAAGCCATCTCTGAGCAGACGGGAAAGGACTTCCTGTACAAGTACATCTGCACATCAGCGGCCGTCCAGAACAGATTCCGCTACGCAAATGTAACACCTGAAACCGACTTTGACCGACTGGCGCAAGAGCACCCATGGCTGCTCACAGAG agACTGGTGGTGAAGCCAGACCAGTTGATCAAGAGGAGGGGGAAGCTGGGCCTGGTCGGTGTCAACCTAGACCTGAGTGGCGTCAAAGAGTGGCTGAAGCCCCGCCTAATGAGAGAGACAACA GTGGGAAAAGCCCGTGGTATTCTCAAGAACTTCCTCATTGAGCCATTTGTTCCCCATAAACAG GAGGAGGAGTTCTATGTGTGCATTTACGCCACTCGGGAGGGGGACTATGTGCTGTTTCACCATGAGGGAGGCGTGGATGTGGGTGATGTGGATGCAAAGGCAAAAAAGCTGCTGATTGGGGTGGACGAAAAGATCAGTGAAGACACAGTGACCAAAGAGCTGCTGACGCATGTCCCCAACGACAAAAAAGT GGTCCTGGCCAGCTTCATTGTAGGACTCTTCAATCTATATGAAGACCTGTTCTTCACATACCTGGAGATCAACCCATTGG tGGTCACAAAAGATGGCGTTTATGTGCTGGACATGGCCGCCAAAATTGATGCAACAGCTGACTACATCTGCAAAGCCAAGTGGGGCGACGTGGAGTTCCCCCCACCCTTTGGCAGGGAGGCCTATCCAGAG GAGGCCTACATTGCTGACCTGGATGCCAAGAGTGGTGCCAGCCTCAAACTCACCCTGCTCAACCCTCGAGGCAGGATCTGGACCATGGTGGCAGGAGGAGGTGCCTCAGTGGTGTACAG TGACACAATCTGTGATCTGGGTGGTGTCAACGAGCTGGCAAACTATGGGGAGTATTCAGGAGCACCAAGTGAGCAGCAGACCTATGACTATGCCAAGACCATCCTGTCTCTGATGACCAGAGAGAAGCACCCTGATG GAAAGGTTTTGATCATTGGGGGAAGCATTGCTAACTTCACAAATGTTGCTGCGACATTTAAG GGGATTGTACGGGCCATCAAAGACTACCAGGTCCCGCTAAAGGAGCATGAGGTCACAATTTTTGTTCGGCGTGGAGGCCCAAACTACCAGGAGGGCCTCAGAGTAATGGGAGAAGTTG GCAAGACCACTGGGATCCCAATCCATGTCTTTGGCACAGAAACTCACATGACTGCCATTGTTGGAATGGCACTGGGTCACCGGCCAATCCCCAACCAGCCTCCTGTTGCCGCCCATACTGCCAACTTCCTGCTCAACTCCAGTGGCAGCACATCG ACTCCAGCATCGAGCAGAACTGCTTCTTTTTCTGAAAACGccaccagaggaggagcttCACCAGCCAAGAAGACCAAAATTGGGGCTTCTGTtg CCAAGGGGACTACCCTCTTCAGCAAACACACCAAGACCATAGTGTGGGGTATGCAGACTCGGGCAGTACAAGGCATGCTGGACTTTGACTATGTCTGCTCCAGGGTAGAGCCATCTGTCGCAGCTATGGTCTACCCGTTCAC TGGAGACCACAAACAGAAATTCTACTGGGGCCATAAAGAGATTCTCATCCCTGTGTACAAAAACATGAGCGATGCCATGAAGAAGCACCAAGATGTGGACGTGCTCATCAGCTTTGCCTCACTGCGTTCAGCTTTTGATAGCACCATGGAGACCATGCAGTACCCACAG ATTCACACCATAGCCATCATTGCAGAGGGGATACCTGAAGCCCATACCAGGAAGATCATCAAGGCAGCAGATGAGAAAGGCATCACAGTCATTGGACCAGCCACT GTTGGAGGAATCAAGCCAGGCTGTTTCAAGATTGGGAACACAGGAGGCATGCTAGATAACATCCTCGCCTCCAAGCTCTATCGTCCAGGCAGCGTGGCCTATGTGTCACGCTCGGGCGGTATGTCCAATGAACTCAACAACATCATCTCCCGTACAACTGATGGTGTTTTTGAGGGTGTGGCCATAGGTGGGGACAG ATACCCTGGGTCTGTGTTTACTGATCATGTGCTGCGTTACCAAGACACTCCTGGAGTAAAGATGATTGTTGTACTGGGAGAG ATTGGAGGCACAGAGGAGTACAAGATCTGCCAGGCTATTAAAGAGAGCAGGATCACAAAGCCAGTGGTCTGTTGGTGTATTGGCACGTGTGCCACCATGTTTTCTTCAGAG GTTCAGTTCGGCCACGCAGGAGCTTGTGCAAATCAGGCGTCCGAGACAGCTGTGGCTAAGAATAAGGCATTGAAGGAAGCTGGTGCCTTCGTTCCCAAGAGCTTTGATGAGCTGGGAGATATAATCAA ATCTGTTTACGATGACCTTGTTGCCAAAGGAGTTATACAGCCTGCTGAAGAGGTGCCACCTCCCACTGTGCCAATGGATTACTCCTGGGCACGT GAGCTTGGTCTGATCCGTAAGCCGGCCTCCTTCATGACCAGTATCTGTGATGAGAGAGGTCAGGAGCTCATCTATGCAGGCATGCCCATCACTGAGGTCTTCAAGTCAGAAATAGGCCTGGGGGGAACTCTGGGGCTGCTGTGGTTCCAGAGGAG GTTGCCCAAGTATGCCTGCCAGTTCATAGAGATGTGCCTGATGGTGACTGCTGATCACGGCCCTGCTGTTTCTGGTGCCCACAACACTATTGTGTGTGCCCGAGCTGGCAAAGATCTTATCTCCAGCCTCACATCTGGGCTTCTCACTATT GGTGACCGCTTTGGAGGTGCTCTGGATGCTGCAGCAAAGCAGTTCAGTAAGGCATTTGACAGCGGCATGCTGCCTATGGAGTTTGTCAATAAGATGAAGAAGGATGGAAAGCTGATCATGGGCATTGGACACAGAGTCAAGTCT ATCAACAATCCAGACATGAGAGTCCAGATCTTGAAGGACTTTGTGAAGCAGCACTTTCCTTCCTCCCAGCTGCTGGACTACGCTCTAGATGTAGAGAAGATCACCACATCCAAA AAACCCAACTTGATCCTGAATGTGGATGGCCTAATTGGTGTAGCTTTTGTGGATTTGCTCAGGACTTGTGGTGGTTTTACAAG GGATGAAGCTGATGAGTTTGTGGAAATCGGTGCCCTGAATGGAATCTTTGTCCTGGGACGCAGCATGGGATTCATTG GACACTACCTGGACCAGAAGAGGTTGAAGCAGGGTCTGTATCGCCACCCTTGGGACGACATCTCCTATGTGCTCCCAGAACACATGTCAATGTAA